A genomic window from Lentibacter algarum includes:
- the pepN gene encoding aminopeptidase N, translating into MSQTSAETIYLKDYTPFGWTVEEVHLTFALHPTKTRVKSRIRFVPNPDVPPQEFFLHGENLTLISAAIDGATIPPKITPKGLTADVPVGPFVWESEVEISPETNTALEGLYMSNGMYCTQCEAEGFRKITYYPDRPDVMSTFTVRVEGSEPVLLSNGNKGDAGTGFAEWHDPWPKPAYLFALVAGDLVNHPDNFKTQSGRDVELNIWVRKGDEDKCAFGMQALKASMTWDEEVYGREYDLDIFNIVAVDDFNMGAMENKGLNIFNSSCVLASPETSTDDNFERIEAIIAHEYFHNWTGNRITCRDWFQLCLKEGLTVYRDSQFTSDLRSAPVKRISDVIDLRGRQFREDGGPLAHPVRPESFVEINNFYTATVYEKGAEVIGMLKRLVGDEDYYKALDLYFTRHDGDAATIEDWLNVFEEVTGRNLKRFKRWYSSAGTPRLTVTDKFKDGRYTLTFKQETPPTPGQPQKKPRVIPIAVGLLGPNGDEVQPTTLLEMTKRQQSFSFEGLASKPVASILRDFSAPVVLEHERSNAERAFLLAHDTDPFNKWEAGQALRRASLIASVTTGAAPDTAFLDAVVRVARDDSLDPAFRALVLQPIGQDDLAATLHAQGHTPDPQAIYDASETMAQSLAQELADSLPRLYADTTVDGPFVPDATGAGKRALNGRILYMLTRMDGGAQARAQFKTADNMTLKLAALNALLGQDTGTDEAENFFQLWKGDRLVMDKWFAAQVALAKPEKAADVAEALTAHPLFTPKNPNRFRAVFGALTMNHAGFHHSSGRGYALLADWLIKLDALNPQTTARMCTAFQTFARYDDTRRSLAKAQLTRILSTNDLSRDTTEMVTRILEG; encoded by the coding sequence ATGAGCCAGACGAGCGCCGAAACCATCTACCTCAAAGACTACACACCTTTTGGCTGGACTGTGGAAGAGGTGCATCTGACGTTCGCTCTGCATCCAACCAAAACGCGGGTGAAAAGTCGTATCCGCTTCGTGCCCAATCCTGATGTTCCACCTCAAGAGTTCTTTCTACATGGCGAAAATCTCACACTCATCAGTGCTGCGATCGACGGCGCAACGATACCGCCCAAAATCACACCGAAAGGTCTGACAGCGGATGTACCCGTTGGCCCGTTTGTGTGGGAGAGCGAAGTCGAAATCAGCCCTGAAACAAACACCGCGCTTGAGGGCCTCTACATGTCCAACGGCATGTATTGCACGCAGTGCGAAGCTGAGGGCTTCCGCAAAATCACATACTACCCAGACCGCCCAGACGTGATGAGCACGTTCACGGTGCGCGTCGAGGGCTCAGAGCCAGTTCTTTTGTCAAATGGCAACAAAGGCGACGCTGGTACAGGCTTTGCCGAGTGGCATGACCCGTGGCCCAAGCCCGCTTATCTCTTTGCTCTCGTTGCCGGCGATCTCGTGAACCATCCAGACAACTTCAAAACCCAGTCAGGCCGCGATGTTGAGCTGAACATCTGGGTGCGCAAAGGCGATGAGGACAAATGCGCCTTTGGCATGCAAGCGCTCAAAGCGTCAATGACATGGGATGAAGAGGTCTATGGTCGCGAGTACGACCTTGATATCTTCAATATCGTCGCGGTTGACGACTTCAACATGGGCGCAATGGAAAACAAAGGCCTCAATATATTCAATTCCTCCTGCGTACTCGCCAGCCCAGAGACCAGCACAGATGACAATTTCGAGCGCATCGAAGCCATCATTGCGCATGAGTATTTCCACAACTGGACAGGCAACCGCATAACATGTCGTGACTGGTTCCAGCTCTGCCTCAAGGAGGGGCTCACTGTCTATCGCGACAGCCAGTTCACCTCCGATCTGCGCTCCGCTCCTGTCAAGCGCATCTCAGATGTGATCGATCTGCGCGGCCGCCAGTTCCGCGAAGATGGCGGCCCGCTGGCCCACCCTGTGCGCCCCGAGAGCTTCGTTGAGATCAACAACTTCTACACAGCCACCGTCTATGAGAAAGGCGCAGAAGTCATCGGCATGCTCAAGCGACTTGTCGGCGATGAAGACTATTACAAAGCGCTTGATCTCTATTTCACCCGCCACGATGGCGACGCCGCCACGATTGAGGACTGGTTGAACGTGTTTGAAGAGGTCACTGGCCGCAACTTGAAGCGCTTCAAGCGCTGGTATAGCTCCGCTGGCACGCCTCGCCTTACCGTCACCGACAAGTTCAAAGACGGGCGCTATACACTTACATTTAAACAAGAAACGCCGCCCACACCTGGTCAGCCTCAAAAGAAGCCACGAGTCATTCCCATCGCCGTTGGCTTGCTCGGCCCAAATGGCGACGAGGTGCAGCCCACAACTTTGCTCGAAATGACAAAGCGTCAGCAGAGCTTTTCCTTTGAGGGCCTCGCCTCAAAGCCTGTAGCTTCAATCCTGCGCGACTTTTCTGCGCCCGTTGTTCTGGAGCACGAGCGCAGCAATGCAGAGCGCGCCTTCCTGCTGGCGCATGACACTGATCCCTTCAACAAATGGGAAGCGGGCCAAGCCCTGCGCCGCGCCAGCCTCATCGCCAGCGTCACAACAGGCGCCGCGCCCGATACAGCATTCCTTGACGCCGTTGTGCGTGTTGCGCGCGACGACAGCCTTGATCCCGCGTTCCGCGCGCTTGTCCTCCAGCCTATTGGCCAAGATGATCTCGCCGCAACTTTGCATGCCCAAGGCCATACGCCTGATCCGCAAGCCATCTATGACGCCAGCGAGACAATGGCGCAAAGTCTTGCTCAAGAGCTGGCCGACAGCCTGCCACGGCTCTACGCTGACACAACCGTTGATGGGCCGTTTGTTCCTGACGCAACAGGCGCGGGCAAACGTGCGCTCAACGGGCGCATTCTCTATATGCTTACACGTATGGACGGTGGTGCGCAGGCGCGCGCACAATTCAAGACCGCCGACAACATGACCCTGAAGCTCGCTGCACTCAACGCCCTTTTGGGACAAGACACAGGCACCGACGAAGCCGAGAATTTTTTCCAGCTCTGGAAAGGGGACCGCTTGGTGATGGACAAGTGGTTCGCGGCCCAAGTGGCTTTGGCCAAGCCCGAAAAAGCGGCAGATGTCGCCGAAGCTTTAACAGCGCATCCCCTCTTTACCCCGAAAAACCCAAACCGCTTCCGCGCGGTCTTTGGGGCGCTGACCATGAACCACGCAGGCTTTCACCACAGCTCAGGGCGGGGATATGCACTGCTCGCAGACTGGCTTATCAAGCTCGACGCGCTTAACCCACAGACAACCGCACGGATGTGCACCGCCTTTCAGACCTTCGCACGGTATGACGATACGCGCCGAAGCCTTGCAAAAGCCCAATTGACGCGCATCCTTTCAACAAATGATCTCAGTCGTGATACAACCGAAATGGTCACGCGTATCTTGGAAGGCTGA